Proteins encoded within one genomic window of Micromonospora halotolerans:
- a CDS encoding tripartite tricarboxylate transporter permease, whose amino-acid sequence MDNLGNLLDGFANVVTPMNLLFALLGVTIGTAVGVLPGIGPAMTVALLLPVTYGMEPVQALIMFAGIFYGGMYGGSTTSILLNTPGESSSVVTAIEGNKMAKAGRAAQALATAAIGSFVAGTIATLLLVVVTPPMVQFAISLGAPDYFAVMLLSFVAVTAVLGSSRVRGFASLLIGLVIGLIGIDSVSGQQRLTFGLPQLADGIDVVVVAVGIFAVGEALWIAAHLRRKSGEVIPVGQPWMGREDWKRSWKPWLRGTALGFPFGAVPAGGAEIPTFLSYTTEKKLSKHPEDFGRGAIEGVAGPEAANNASAAGTLVPMLALGLPTNATAAVMLAALQQWGFQPGPLLFTRESTLVWTLIASLFIGNLLLLVLNLPLAPAWARLLRIPRPYLYAGILFFATMGAYAVNAQPFDLFLLLTLGLLGFGMRRFGLPILPLIVGVILGPRAELQGRRALQLSGGELHGLIGGWVSWLIYATIAVVLLWPLIGRFVVRPLRGRLVTG is encoded by the coding sequence ATGGACAACCTGGGCAATCTGCTCGACGGGTTCGCCAACGTGGTGACCCCGATGAATCTGCTGTTCGCGCTGCTCGGCGTGACCATCGGCACCGCGGTCGGCGTGCTCCCCGGCATCGGCCCGGCGATGACGGTGGCGCTGCTGCTGCCGGTCACCTACGGGATGGAGCCGGTCCAGGCGCTGATCATGTTCGCCGGCATCTTCTACGGCGGCATGTACGGCGGCTCCACCACGTCGATCCTGCTCAACACCCCCGGCGAGTCGTCCTCGGTGGTGACCGCGATCGAGGGCAACAAGATGGCGAAGGCGGGCCGGGCGGCACAGGCGCTGGCCACCGCCGCGATCGGCTCGTTCGTCGCGGGCACCATCGCCACCCTGCTGCTGGTGGTGGTCACCCCACCGATGGTGCAGTTCGCGATCAGCCTCGGCGCGCCCGACTACTTCGCCGTGATGCTGCTGTCCTTCGTCGCGGTGACCGCGGTGCTCGGCTCCTCCCGGGTACGCGGCTTCGCCTCGCTGCTGATCGGCCTGGTCATCGGCCTGATCGGGATCGATTCGGTGAGCGGCCAGCAGCGGCTCACCTTCGGGCTGCCGCAGCTCGCCGACGGCATCGACGTGGTCGTGGTGGCGGTCGGCATCTTCGCCGTCGGCGAGGCGCTCTGGATCGCCGCCCACCTGCGCCGGAAGTCCGGTGAGGTGATCCCGGTGGGCCAGCCGTGGATGGGGCGGGAGGACTGGAAGCGGTCCTGGAAGCCCTGGTTGCGCGGCACCGCGCTCGGCTTCCCGTTCGGCGCGGTGCCGGCGGGTGGCGCGGAGATTCCCACCTTCCTCTCGTACACCACCGAGAAGAAGCTGTCGAAGCATCCGGAAGACTTCGGCCGGGGCGCGATCGAGGGCGTCGCCGGACCGGAGGCGGCCAACAACGCCTCGGCCGCCGGCACGCTGGTGCCGATGCTCGCCCTCGGCCTGCCCACCAACGCCACCGCCGCGGTGATGCTGGCCGCCCTCCAGCAGTGGGGCTTCCAGCCCGGCCCGCTGCTCTTCACGCGGGAGTCCACGCTGGTCTGGACGCTGATCGCCAGCCTCTTCATCGGCAACCTCCTGCTGCTGGTGCTCAACCTGCCGCTCGCCCCCGCCTGGGCCCGCCTGCTGCGCATCCCGCGCCCGTACCTGTACGCGGGCATCCTGTTCTTCGCCACCATGGGCGCGTACGCGGTCAACGCCCAGCCGTTCGACCTGTTCCTGCTGCTCACGCTCGGTCTGCTCGGCTTCGGGATGCGCCGCTTCGGGCTGCCGATCCTGCCGCTGATCGTCGGGGTGATCCTCGGCCCGCGCGCCGAACTCCAGGGCCGGCGGGCGTTGCAGCTCTCCGGCGGTGAGCTGCACGGCCTGATCGGCGGCTGGGTGTCCTGGCTGATCTACGCCACGATTGCCGTGGTGCTCCTCTGGCCGCTGATCGGTCGGTTCGTGGTCCGCCCGTTGCGGGGAAGGTTGGTGACCGGATGA
- a CDS encoding tripartite tricarboxylate transporter TctB family protein, with protein sequence MTTRPDRGGDPPSRPPAVPDIPAQPTPEEPAAAGTGLAAAGEADAAPKPDRAQYGVCAFLALVGGLVIVDALRVGHALSTADPIGPKPVPILLGVLLLIVAAVYAVDVARGGAGEPEAGEDVDLTTPIDWRTVLLLIGAFLVNAVLIDRLGWVISGTILFWGSAYALGNRHYVRNLLIAVALSLVTFYTFAIGLGVNLPAGVLQGIL encoded by the coding sequence ATGACGACGCGACCGGACCGGGGCGGCGACCCGCCGTCCCGGCCCCCGGCCGTACCCGACATCCCGGCGCAGCCGACCCCGGAGGAGCCGGCGGCGGCCGGCACCGGCCTCGCGGCGGCCGGGGAAGCGGACGCCGCGCCGAAGCCCGACCGGGCCCAGTACGGAGTCTGTGCGTTCCTGGCCCTGGTCGGCGGGCTGGTCATCGTCGACGCGCTGCGGGTCGGGCACGCGTTGAGCACCGCCGACCCGATCGGCCCCAAGCCGGTGCCGATCCTGCTCGGCGTGCTGCTGCTGATCGTCGCGGCGGTCTACGCGGTGGACGTGGCCCGCGGGGGTGCCGGCGAGCCGGAGGCCGGCGAGGACGTCGACCTGACCACGCCGATCGACTGGCGGACCGTGCTGCTGCTGATCGGCGCGTTCCTGGTCAACGCGGTGCTGATCGACCGGCTCGGCTGGGTGATCAGCGGAACGATCCTCTTCTGGGGCTCGGCCTACGCGCTCGGCAACCGCCACTACGTCCGGAACCTGCTGATCGCCGTCGCGCTGTCGCTGGTCACGTTCTACACGTTCGCCATCGGGCTCGGCGTGAACCTGCCCGCCGGCGTGCTGCAAGGGATCCTGTAA
- the rraA gene encoding ribonuclease E activity regulator RraA, producing METPSTADLYDRYGEALSSCDTQLRQFGAVRAFGGPAVTVRCFEDNALLKSIVSEPGEGRVLVVDGGGSLHTALMGDLIAGTAAENGWAGVVINGAVRDVVALAALPIGIKALGTNPRKSAKTGAGERDVPVSFGDCVFPPGAEVHSDDDGVVVLPVAGRD from the coding sequence ATGGAGACGCCGAGCACCGCCGACCTCTACGACCGGTACGGCGAGGCCCTCAGCTCGTGCGACACGCAGCTGCGCCAGTTCGGCGCGGTGCGGGCCTTCGGCGGACCGGCCGTGACGGTGCGCTGCTTCGAGGACAACGCCCTGCTCAAGTCGATCGTCTCGGAGCCGGGGGAGGGCCGGGTGCTGGTGGTCGACGGCGGCGGCTCGCTGCACACCGCCCTGATGGGTGACCTCATCGCCGGCACGGCAGCGGAGAACGGCTGGGCCGGCGTGGTGATCAACGGCGCGGTCCGCGACGTCGTCGCCCTCGCTGCCCTGCCGATCGGCATCAAGGCGCTCGGCACGAACCCGCGCAAGAGCGCCAAGACCGGCGCCGGTGAGCGGGACGTGCCGGTGTCGTTCGGCGACTGCGTCTTCCCGCCCGGTGCGGAGGTGCACAGCGACGACGACGGCGTCGTCGTCCTGCCGGTCGCCGGGCGGGACTAG
- a CDS encoding MFS transporter: protein MEPGDLAGPGRAQTALLLAHTIVVQAVTFMLRPASAYRALELDVPGAWLGVLGASFAVVPLVLAVPSGHAVDRLGERRVALAGSAMLVAAGLGFVLLAGSVVGLVVASMALGTAHLCAVVAQQALVANRTPAHRYDAAFGYYTFAASLGQALGPGLIVLFGGDRPIPDTRAIFLGATVVALPLLVVTLFLHPSAHHRQSADGPGAGGLRDLLRRPGLVRALTVSCVVLAAVDISLVYLPALGTERGIAAGSIGILLGVRAVASMASRLLLGRLVAALGRRVVLVGTVALSAVGLGLLLPPLPFPVLVLVVTVAGLGLGAGQPLTMSFLAEVAPPGLRGRAMSLRLTGNRLGQVLIPSAAGVLAAGAGAAGVLACTAAGLGAAAVAATGLHRAPPTDSHP from the coding sequence ATGGAGCCCGGGGACCTCGCCGGCCCCGGGCGCGCCCAGACCGCGCTGCTGCTCGCGCACACGATCGTGGTGCAGGCGGTGACCTTCATGCTCCGGCCGGCGTCCGCGTACCGGGCGTTGGAGCTGGACGTGCCGGGGGCCTGGCTGGGCGTGCTCGGGGCCAGCTTCGCCGTCGTACCCCTGGTGCTGGCCGTGCCCTCCGGGCACGCCGTGGACCGGCTCGGCGAGCGCCGGGTCGCGCTCGCCGGGTCGGCAATGCTGGTCGCCGCCGGCCTCGGCTTCGTGCTGCTCGCCGGCTCGGTGGTCGGCCTGGTCGTGGCGAGCATGGCACTCGGCACCGCACACCTCTGTGCGGTGGTCGCCCAGCAGGCGCTGGTCGCCAACCGCACGCCGGCCCACCGGTACGACGCCGCGTTCGGCTACTACACCTTCGCCGCCTCGCTGGGGCAGGCGCTCGGCCCCGGCCTGATCGTGCTCTTCGGCGGGGACCGCCCGATCCCCGACACCCGGGCCATCTTCCTCGGCGCCACGGTGGTGGCGTTGCCGCTGCTGGTCGTGACGCTGTTCCTGCACCCGTCGGCGCACCACCGGCAGTCCGCCGACGGTCCCGGCGCCGGTGGTCTGCGCGACCTGCTGCGCCGGCCCGGCCTGGTCCGCGCCCTCACGGTCAGCTGCGTCGTCCTGGCGGCGGTCGACATCAGCCTGGTCTACCTGCCCGCCCTCGGGACGGAACGGGGGATCGCCGCCGGTTCGATCGGCATCCTGCTCGGGGTCCGGGCGGTCGCCTCGATGGCGTCCCGGCTGCTGCTCGGCCGGCTGGTGGCGGCCCTCGGACGGCGGGTCGTGCTGGTCGGCACCGTGGCACTCTCCGCCGTGGGACTCGGCCTGCTGCTGCCGCCGCTGCCGTTCCCGGTGCTGGTCCTGGTGGTGACCGTCGCCGGGCTCGGACTCGGTGCGGGCCAGCCGCTCACCATGTCGTTCCTGGCCGAGGTGGCGCCGCCCGGGCTGCGGGGCCGGGCCATGTCGCTGCGGCTCACCGGCAACCGGCTCGGCCAGGTGCTCATCCCCAGCGCGGCCGGGGTGCTCGCCGCGGGAGCCGGCGCGGCCGGCGTCCTTGCCTGCACCGCCGCCGGCCTCGGCGCGGCGGCCGTGGCCGCCACCGGCCTGCACCGCGCACCGCCCACCGACTCCCACCCCTGA
- a CDS encoding Bug family tripartite tricarboxylate transporter substrate binding protein: MATRRNLLVMGVAAATAFALGACGATAGKDEAGSGSDGKPVSGLRIMVPNTPGGGYDTTARTAAKVMEDAKIATGVQVFNLPGAGGTVGLQRTVNEKGNGKLAMQMGLGVVGASYTSKSAATLTQTTPLAKMIEEAGAIVVPKDSPYKTINDLVAAWKANPKGVAVGGGSSPGGPDHLLPMQLAKTVGIDPRQVNFVSYDGGGELLPAVLGGKVAFGASGFGEFLDQVEAGQIRVLAVTSEAPIEALKDVPTLKSAGIDLVFTNWRGIVAPPGISDADKKVWVDVLTKMHESEEWKAELKKRGWTDAFVTGDEFGTFLTEQDKAVADVLKQLGLA; encoded by the coding sequence ATGGCAACTAGGAGAAACCTGCTGGTCATGGGCGTGGCCGCCGCGACGGCGTTCGCCCTGGGAGCCTGTGGTGCCACGGCCGGGAAGGACGAGGCCGGCTCCGGAAGCGACGGCAAGCCGGTCAGCGGGCTGCGGATCATGGTCCCGAACACCCCCGGTGGTGGATACGACACCACGGCCCGGACCGCCGCGAAGGTGATGGAGGACGCCAAGATCGCCACCGGCGTGCAGGTGTTCAACCTGCCCGGCGCGGGCGGCACGGTGGGCCTCCAGCGAACCGTGAACGAGAAGGGCAACGGCAAGCTGGCCATGCAGATGGGCCTGGGCGTGGTCGGTGCCTCGTACACCTCCAAGTCGGCGGCGACGCTGACCCAGACCACCCCGCTGGCCAAGATGATCGAGGAGGCCGGCGCCATCGTGGTGCCGAAGGACTCCCCGTACAAGACCATCAACGACCTGGTCGCGGCATGGAAGGCCAACCCGAAGGGCGTCGCGGTCGGCGGCGGCTCCTCGCCCGGCGGCCCGGACCACCTGCTGCCCATGCAGCTCGCCAAGACCGTCGGCATCGATCCCCGCCAGGTCAACTTCGTTTCGTACGACGGCGGCGGCGAACTGCTGCCCGCCGTCCTCGGCGGCAAGGTGGCGTTCGGTGCCAGCGGGTTCGGTGAGTTCCTCGACCAGGTCGAGGCCGGCCAGATCCGCGTCCTCGCGGTCACCAGCGAGGCGCCGATCGAGGCGCTCAAGGACGTTCCGACCCTGAAGTCCGCCGGCATCGACCTGGTCTTCACCAACTGGCGGGGCATCGTCGCGCCGCCCGGCATCAGCGACGCCGACAAGAAGGTCTGGGTCGACGTGCTGACCAAGATGCACGAGTCGGAGGAGTGGAAGGCCGAGCTGAAGAAGCGCGGCTGGACCGACGCCTTCGTCACCGGCGACGAGTTCGGCACCTTCCTGACCGAGCAGGACAAGGCAGTGGCCGACGTGCTCAAGCAACTCGGGTTGGCATGA
- a CDS encoding universal stress protein, translating to MTVLVGYVPSPLGEAAVRAAIEQARFRDEPVLVVNTSRGDAYVDPRFAPEDDLDRVVRELVAAGVPHNVRQLMRGRDAAEEIAEIVEAEQISLVVIGIRHRTPVGKLIMGSTAQEILLRVPCPVLAVKAD from the coding sequence ATGACCGTGCTGGTGGGGTACGTCCCCTCGCCGCTGGGCGAGGCGGCCGTGCGGGCCGCGATCGAGCAGGCACGGTTCCGCGACGAGCCGGTGCTGGTGGTGAACACCTCGCGCGGCGACGCGTACGTCGACCCGCGTTTCGCCCCGGAGGACGACCTGGACCGGGTGGTCCGCGAGTTGGTCGCCGCCGGGGTGCCGCACAACGTCCGGCAGCTCATGCGGGGACGGGATGCGGCCGAGGAGATCGCCGAGATCGTCGAGGCGGAGCAGATCTCGCTGGTCGTCATCGGGATCCGGCACCGCACCCCGGTCGGCAAGCTGATCATGGGGTCGACCGCGCAGGAGATCCTGCTCCGGGTGCCCTGCCCGGTCCTCGCGGTGAAGGCCGACTGA